CTGCTGCTGTTAGTGTTAGCCACATTTCGCCTGACTAGATTATTAGTGTTTGACCGCATAACGGAATTCCTTCGCATGTTAGTGCTTGATGAAAAGCTTGAAAAAAATGAAAATGGTGAAGATGAGATATATTATGTTCCAAAGGACGGTTTGGTTAGAGGCTTTTTAGGGGAATTGATTAGCTGTTATTGGTGTACTGGAGTTTGGTCAACTGGCTTTCTTGTCCTATTGTATTATTTCCTTCCAAGCATTTGCACACCAGTTGTACTGATACTTGCCATTGCAGGGGCTGCTTCTATAATCGAGGCTATCGTGCAGAAATTGACGGAATAACATTGAAATTCATTTTCTATATTTAGGCTAGTTGTTTACACATAGACAAAAAGAGCCTCATACAATATGGTAGACATATTCTAATGTCATTCTAAAAAAACGGGAGTGCTTGTAATGATGAAAAAACTGACAAAAAAAGAAGAAGCACCTGCTGCTATTTCCCGGAAAAAAAAGGTGAAAAAGAAAGGCTGCGGCTGTGGGAAAAAAGTTAAAACAAATGGCTAAAAGCCAAGAAAGAAGAGCGGATCTGCCGTTCTTTTTTTTGTCTTTACAAAAATTGGGGCTGTATGCTTCCTTTTTTTTTTCATAAAAAACAGTAAAAACGAAAAAAATAAACAAAGGAAAAACATACATCTTTTACATAGGAAGGGACAAATATGACACATCAAAAACGTTTTTTTGTATTTTTTATTTTCATGTGCTTTCTTCTGGCCGGTTGTGAAGAATCATCTCCTTCCAGCCGGACCGCTTTATTCAAAAGGGTTGATCCTGCTCCATTAACAGTTACCAAAAATCCAGATCAGCTTGAACAAATATTAGTGCGTCAAGTAAAAGATGAAGCAAGTTCGGTTAAATCCATCTATGACGTAGCGGTGATTAAAGGCCAAAAGGAAATTCTGGTTGCTTATAAAGTAAAGCATATGTCCAGGTTTAGAATGAAGGGCATTGAGAGTGACTTGAACAAAATCTTAAGTGATAAGTTTCCCGACCATACATTCACTGTATCAAGTGACTATAAGATATTTCTAGAAGCGATAAGGCTTGGGGATAAGATGAAGAATGCCGATTACAGTGAAAAAAATGCGGATAAGCGGCTTAAGCAAATAATCAATCTCACCAATGAACTAACATAAGGAGAAGGTATTAATGGCGAAGAAAAAGAAAACACCACAGCAAAAACAGTATGAACAATTAGAGAAAAAATACGAAACGAAAAGACCAGTAGTAAAGAACTGCATAAAGGCTTTTTTTGTCGGAGGCTTTATTTGTATGCTCGGACAGCTGCTGTCTTTTATGTATATTTATTTTTTCCACTTTACAGAGCAAACTTCCGGAAACCCTACAAGTGCCACAATCATATTCCTGTCTATGCTGCTCACCGGATTTGGCATTTATGACCGGCTTGGCCAGTTTGCCGGAGCTGGAAGTGCAGTGCCGGTTTCAGGGTTCGGGAACAGCATTATTTCTGCGGCAATAGAGCATCGGACCGAAGGCTTTGTATTAGGTGTAGGAGGAAATATCTTCAAATTAGCAGGCTCCGTTATTTTATTTGGTGTCTTTGCTGCCTTTGTTGTTGCTTTAATTAAAACGCTTATTCTAATGGCCAGGGGGGTTATGTAATTGCTTAAAGGAAAACAGTCATGGCTTTTTGACAATCATCCTGTCATACAGTCTACAGGTGTAGCAGGCGGTCCATTTGAAGGGAACGGAAACTTAGCGAAGGATTTTGATATTTTGCATGAAGACTTATGGATGGGCAAGACATCTTATGAGCAAGCGCATAGAGTGCTTTTGGAGGAAGCAACAGAGACTGCTTTAAAAAAAAGCGGACTGTCTGCAGAGGATGCCCAATTTTTTATTGCAGGCGACCTTATCAATCAAATCACACCAACCAGCTTTGCTGCCCGTGACCTGAAAGTGCCTTATTTCGGCTTGTTTGGCGCTTGTTCTACCTCGATGGAGGGGCTGGCAATGTCTTCTTTTATAATCAACTACAAAGGTGCTAAGAATATCCTTACAGGTGCTTCGAGCCATAACGCAGCTGTTGAAAAGCAGTTCCGCTATCCAACAGAATATGGCGGTCAAAAGCCGCCGACAGCACAATGGACTGTCACAGGCGCAGGCGTTGCTTTGTTAACAGAAAATGACGGAACGCATGAAAATTGCCCGTACACGACGTCAGCAACAATAGGAAGAGTAATGGATATGGGTTTAATTGATCCATTTAATATGGGCGGGGCAATGGCTCCAGCTGCTGCTGATACTATTTGTGCCCATTTCAATGACTTAGGTGTTGATGCATCTCATTATGATTTAATTGTTACTGGTGATTTGGGTAAAATTGGCAGAGATTCTGCACTCGCACTTCTTGAGGAAAAAGGAATTCATATTGATAAAAATAAATTTAATGACTGCGGTTTACTTATCTATAAAGCTGATCAGCCAGTCCAATCAGGCGCTAGCGGTCCTGGATGTTCTGCGACTGTATTATACGGTCACTTGTTGAACGAAATGAAAAGAGGTGTTTATAAGCGGATACTTGTCGTGGCGACAGGTGCATTGTTATCTCCGCTTACGGTTCAGCAGGGAGAATCTATTCCATGTATTGCTCATGCAGTATCAATCGAAATATAGAAGGGAGGAAATTGAGTATGCTGCCAATGTTTTTTTGGGCATTTGTAATAGGAGGCTTGATTTGTGTAATTGGCCAGCTAATGTTTGATGTGGCCAAGCGTACACCAGCACATACTTTAACGACTTTAGTTGTGGCAGGTGCTATATTAGATGGACTAGGTCTGTATGAGCCGTTTGCCGACTTTGCCGGTGCTGGTGCAACTATTCCTATTACGAGCTTCGGTAACGCACTGGTTCA
This DNA window, taken from Niallia sp. Man26, encodes the following:
- a CDS encoding DUF1360 domain-containing protein; translated protein: MNIEWIELLLLVLATFRLTRLLVFDRITEFLRMLVLDEKLEKNENGEDEIYYVPKDGLVRGFLGELISCYWCTGVWSTGFLVLLYYFLPSICTPVVLILAIAGAASIIEAIVQKLTE
- a CDS encoding sporulation protein, whose protein sequence is MTHQKRFFVFFIFMCFLLAGCEESSPSSRTALFKRVDPAPLTVTKNPDQLEQILVRQVKDEASSVKSIYDVAVIKGQKEILVAYKVKHMSRFRMKGIESDLNKILSDKFPDHTFTVSSDYKIFLEAIRLGDKMKNADYSEKNADKRLKQIINLTNELT
- the spoVAC gene encoding stage V sporulation protein AC; its protein translation is MAKKKKTPQQKQYEQLEKKYETKRPVVKNCIKAFFVGGFICMLGQLLSFMYIYFFHFTEQTSGNPTSATIIFLSMLLTGFGIYDRLGQFAGAGSAVPVSGFGNSIISAAIEHRTEGFVLGVGGNIFKLAGSVILFGVFAAFVVALIKTLILMARGVM
- the spoVAD gene encoding stage V sporulation protein AD, whose product is MLKGKQSWLFDNHPVIQSTGVAGGPFEGNGNLAKDFDILHEDLWMGKTSYEQAHRVLLEEATETALKKSGLSAEDAQFFIAGDLINQITPTSFAARDLKVPYFGLFGACSTSMEGLAMSSFIINYKGAKNILTGASSHNAAVEKQFRYPTEYGGQKPPTAQWTVTGAGVALLTENDGTHENCPYTTSATIGRVMDMGLIDPFNMGGAMAPAAADTICAHFNDLGVDASHYDLIVTGDLGKIGRDSALALLEEKGIHIDKNKFNDCGLLIYKADQPVQSGASGPGCSATVLYGHLLNEMKRGVYKRILVVATGALLSPLTVQQGESIPCIAHAVSIEI
- the spoVAE gene encoding stage V sporulation protein AE codes for the protein MLPMFFWAFVIGGLICVIGQLMFDVAKRTPAHTLTTLVVAGAILDGLGLYEPFADFAGAGATIPITSFGNALVHGAMQEAETHGLIGVLTGMFEVTSSGISAAIVFGFIGALIFKPKG